A section of the Salarchaeum sp. JOR-1 genome encodes:
- a CDS encoding ImmA/IrrE family metallo-endopeptidase has product MATTSDSSVSFEATDTRSDEMNSTIEQWIDDLVAGVDDAQASDEFQEWLDVQSRFHDYSYRNTLLIKRQCPEATKVAGYRTWQEEFDRHVTEGESAIWIWAPIITTQCPECENSPSYHEDSDCDYDETSPEEWSEGLVGFKPAPVFDVSQTEGEPLPDLDTEATGDAGDLVEQLTAAADDLGVTVRIVPAEEWTHGEAKGICEQLSLVDVQPLVEVRDRENEADLARTLIHEYAHALLHFDVDDDTERAKREVEAEAVAYVVGRYCGLDTSGSAFYLAAWESDDPEVVRERLGRISRTAEELIDVLESESSSQPD; this is encoded by the coding sequence ATGGCTACGACCAGTGACTCGTCGGTCTCCTTCGAGGCAACCGACACTCGATCCGACGAGATGAACAGTACGATCGAACAGTGGATCGACGACCTCGTCGCCGGCGTTGACGACGCGCAGGCCAGCGACGAGTTCCAAGAGTGGCTCGATGTCCAGAGTCGCTTCCACGACTACTCCTACCGGAACACTCTCCTGATCAAGCGCCAATGTCCCGAGGCGACGAAGGTCGCCGGCTACCGGACGTGGCAGGAGGAGTTCGATCGCCACGTCACGGAGGGTGAGTCGGCCATCTGGATCTGGGCGCCGATCATCACCACACAGTGTCCGGAGTGCGAGAACTCGCCGAGCTACCACGAGGATAGCGACTGTGACTACGATGAGACGTCGCCCGAGGAGTGGTCCGAGGGCCTGGTCGGGTTCAAGCCCGCGCCGGTATTCGATGTCTCCCAGACCGAGGGCGAGCCGCTTCCCGACCTGGACACGGAAGCGACCGGGGACGCCGGCGATCTCGTCGAACAGTTGACTGCCGCCGCTGATGACCTCGGCGTGACGGTGCGGATCGTTCCAGCGGAGGAATGGACCCACGGCGAGGCAAAGGGAATCTGCGAGCAGCTAAGCCTCGTCGACGTTCAGCCGCTCGTCGAGGTGCGTGATCGGGAGAACGAGGCCGACCTTGCGCGGACGCTGATTCACGAGTACGCCCACGCCCTGCTCCACTTCGACGTCGACGACGACACCGAGCGGGCGAAACGCGAAGTCGAGGCCGAAGCCGTCGCGTATGTCGTCGGACGCTATTGTGGGCTCGACACTAGCGGGTCGGCATTCTACCTCGCGGCCTGGGAGTCGGACGATCCCGAGGTCGTTCGCGAGCGGCTTGGACGGATTAGTCGAACGGCAGAAGAGCTCATTGACGTTCTCGAGAGCGAATCCTCGTCCCAACCTGATTAA